A section of the Agrobacterium tumefaciens genome encodes:
- a CDS encoding DUF930 domain-containing protein, with the protein MRKLLPAALSAFFLGLHAFNPAFAIDASVMRQLNALAPEERLEQRCDIEAMERIATEQKGMKPDKVIAYTYGDPEVGKNSIKAPGAAFRSAGEWYRLKYKCQLKSDSLSIQSFDYRVGDKIPEEQWKKLYLYD; encoded by the coding sequence ATGCGAAAGCTTCTTCCCGCTGCCCTTTCTGCCTTTTTCCTTGGCTTGCACGCCTTCAACCCCGCTTTTGCGATCGATGCCAGCGTCATGCGCCAGCTGAATGCGCTGGCCCCCGAAGAGCGTCTGGAACAGCGCTGTGATATCGAGGCGATGGAGCGTATCGCGACGGAGCAGAAGGGCATGAAACCCGACAAGGTCATCGCCTACACCTATGGCGATCCCGAAGTCGGCAAGAACTCCATCAAGGCACCGGGCGCGGCCTTCAGAAGTGCCGGGGAATGGTACAGGTTGAAATACAAGTGCCAGCTGAAAAGCGACAGCCTCTCCATTCAGTCCTTTGATTACCGTGTGGGCGACAAGATCCCCGAAGAACAGTGGAAGAAGTTGTATCTTTATGACTGA
- a CDS encoding S9 family peptidase: MPIFKNLPAAPTAEKRPVQDTHHGITRADDYAWFRADNWQAMFKDTSILDPAIRAHLEAENAYMEAAMGDTKALQEKLFEEMKGRIKQDDSSVPVNDGPYAYGTLFVTGGEQPHYFRTPRGGGEKHVLLNGDKEAEGKDYFRLSGLDQSSDHSHGIWGYDDKGSEYFTLRIRNLESGEDLADIVENTGGGGAWAPDGKSFFYTLQDENHRPSKVFHHIIGEPQSADRLVYEEKDPGFFMGVGASVLDDFIFIDIHDHETSEYRILSTKDLTAEPAVVAEREEGIEYSMCEGGDVFFILTNDGDAKDFRIVEAPVTAPGKENWKEVVPHEPGRLILSVDAYARHLIWLERRDGLPRIVIRDRRTGEEHSIAFAEEAYSLGLHGAAEYDTDVIRFSYSSMTTPSQLFDYDMVTRERTLLKTQEVPSGHNPDDYITRRIMAPAHDGELVPVSLLYRKDVPLDGSAPCLLYGYGAYGITIPASFSTTTLSLADRGFIYAIAHIRGGKDKGFEWYETGKMEHKQNTFKDFIAAADHLVQEGFTSYERIIAEGGSAGGMLMGAVANMAPEKFAGIIAAVPFVDVLTTMLDDTLPLTPPEWPEWGNPLESAEEYGWIAAYSPYDNVAAKPYPPILALSGLTDPRVTYWEPTKWVAKLREKTTGEAPILLKTNMAAGHGGKSGRFQRLEEIAFEYAFALKVAGKDAV; encoded by the coding sequence TTGCCGATTTTCAAGAACCTGCCCGCCGCCCCGACCGCCGAAAAACGGCCGGTTCAGGATACGCATCACGGCATCACCCGCGCCGACGATTACGCCTGGTTCCGGGCCGATAACTGGCAGGCCATGTTCAAGGACACCTCCATTCTCGACCCCGCCATCCGCGCCCATCTGGAGGCGGAAAACGCCTATATGGAAGCGGCGATGGGCGACACCAAGGCACTTCAGGAAAAGCTGTTCGAGGAGATGAAGGGCCGCATCAAGCAGGATGATTCCTCCGTGCCCGTCAATGACGGACCCTATGCCTATGGCACGCTTTTCGTGACCGGCGGCGAACAGCCGCATTATTTCCGCACCCCGCGCGGCGGCGGCGAAAAACATGTACTGCTGAATGGCGACAAGGAGGCCGAGGGCAAGGATTATTTCCGTCTGTCCGGTCTCGACCAGTCTTCCGATCACAGTCATGGCATCTGGGGTTACGACGACAAGGGCTCCGAATATTTCACCCTGCGCATCCGCAACCTCGAAAGCGGCGAGGACCTTGCCGATATCGTCGAAAACACCGGCGGCGGCGGCGCGTGGGCGCCCGATGGCAAGAGCTTCTTCTATACGCTGCAGGACGAGAACCACCGGCCTTCCAAGGTCTTCCACCATATTATCGGTGAGCCGCAATCGGCCGACCGGCTGGTCTATGAGGAAAAGGATCCCGGTTTCTTCATGGGCGTCGGTGCGTCCGTTCTCGACGACTTCATCTTCATCGACATTCACGACCACGAGACCAGCGAATATCGCATTCTCTCCACGAAAGACCTGACCGCCGAACCGGCTGTCGTAGCGGAGCGTGAGGAAGGCATCGAATATTCGATGTGCGAAGGCGGCGACGTCTTTTTCATCCTCACCAATGACGGCGATGCCAAGGATTTCCGCATTGTGGAAGCCCCGGTCACCGCGCCGGGCAAGGAAAACTGGAAAGAGGTCGTGCCGCATGAGCCGGGCCGGCTGATCCTCTCCGTCGATGCCTATGCCCGCCATCTGATCTGGCTGGAGCGCCGTGACGGCCTGCCGCGCATCGTCATCCGTGACCGCCGCACGGGCGAGGAACATTCCATCGCCTTTGCCGAGGAGGCCTATTCGCTCGGCCTGCATGGCGCGGCGGAATATGACACTGACGTCATCCGTTTCTCCTATTCCTCGATGACGACGCCAAGCCAGCTGTTCGATTACGACATGGTGACGCGCGAGCGCACGCTTCTGAAGACGCAGGAAGTGCCCTCCGGCCACAACCCCGACGATTATATCACCCGCCGCATCATGGCCCCTGCCCATGACGGCGAGCTGGTGCCGGTCTCCCTGCTTTACCGCAAGGACGTGCCGCTCGATGGGTCCGCTCCCTGCCTGCTCTATGGCTATGGCGCTTACGGCATCACCATTCCCGCGTCCTTCTCCACCACGACGCTGTCTCTGGCGGACCGCGGTTTCATCTATGCCATCGCCCATATTCGCGGCGGCAAGGACAAGGGTTTCGAATGGTATGAAACTGGCAAGATGGAGCATAAGCAGAACACCTTCAAAGACTTCATTGCTGCTGCCGATCATCTCGTTCAGGAAGGCTTCACGTCTTACGAGCGCATCATCGCCGAGGGTGGTTCTGCCGGCGGCATGCTGATGGGCGCTGTCGCCAATATGGCGCCGGAGAAATTCGCCGGCATTATCGCCGCCGTTCCCTTCGTGGACGTGCTGACGACCATGCTGGACGACACGCTGCCGCTGACGCCGCCGGAATGGCCGGAATGGGGCAATCCGCTGGAATCGGCGGAAGAATATGGCTGGATCGCCGCCTACAGCCCCTATGACAATGTCGCCGCCAAGCCTTACCCTCCGATTCTGGCGCTTTCCGGCCTCACCGATCCGCGCGTGACCTATTGGGAACCAACGAAATGGGTGGCGAAGCTGCGCGAAAAAACGACGGGTGAAGCGCCGATCCTGCTGAAAACCAACATGGCAGCGGGCCATGGCGGCAAGTCGGGGCGTTTCCAGCGCCTGGAGGAAATAGCCTTCGAATACGCCTTCGCGCTGAAGGTGGCCGGCAAGGACGCCGTGTGA
- a CDS encoding ABC transporter substrate-binding protein, protein MKKLLASTILVTGFTIAAGAASSANAAETCGNISIAEMNWASAGVAAYVDKFIMENGYDCTVNVVSGDTTPTFTSMNEKGQPDMAPEMWVNTLGAPYEEAVKSGNLIQEVKILSDGGVEGWWIPKYLADDHPDIKTVEDALKHPDLFPAPEDASKGAVFGCPPGWGCQPTTANLFKARKADEKGFALVDTGSAAGLDGSISNAYEKKQGWLGYYWAPTAILGKYDMVKLDDGVALDREAYDNCIAKPDCADPKPNAYPVAEVFTVVTKDFAEKAGPSIDYIRKRQWDNDTVAKVLAWMDENQGTNEDGAEYFLENNEDIWTKWVSPEVAEKIKASM, encoded by the coding sequence ATGAAGAAACTCCTGGCCTCGACCATTCTCGTAACGGGCTTTACCATCGCTGCCGGTGCAGCATCTTCCGCCAACGCCGCAGAGACCTGTGGCAACATCTCCATCGCCGAAATGAACTGGGCATCCGCCGGTGTCGCGGCTTACGTCGACAAGTTCATCATGGAAAACGGCTATGACTGCACGGTCAACGTCGTCAGCGGCGACACCACCCCCACTTTCACCTCCATGAACGAAAAGGGCCAGCCGGACATGGCGCCCGAAATGTGGGTAAACACGCTGGGCGCTCCCTATGAGGAAGCGGTGAAAAGCGGCAACCTCATTCAGGAAGTCAAAATCCTGAGCGATGGCGGCGTTGAAGGCTGGTGGATCCCGAAATATCTCGCCGACGACCATCCTGACATCAAGACGGTGGAAGACGCGCTGAAGCATCCCGATCTGTTCCCTGCCCCTGAAGACGCCAGCAAGGGCGCCGTGTTCGGCTGCCCGCCGGGCTGGGGCTGCCAGCCGACAACCGCCAACCTGTTCAAGGCCCGCAAGGCCGATGAAAAGGGCTTTGCGCTTGTTGATACCGGTTCCGCAGCCGGTCTGGATGGCTCGATTTCCAATGCCTATGAAAAGAAGCAGGGTTGGCTCGGCTATTATTGGGCTCCAACGGCCATTCTCGGCAAATACGATATGGTGAAGCTGGACGACGGCGTGGCGCTGGACCGCGAGGCCTACGACAACTGCATCGCCAAGCCCGATTGCGCTGACCCGAAGCCGAATGCCTATCCGGTGGCGGAGGTCTTCACCGTCGTGACCAAGGACTTCGCCGAAAAGGCGGGCCCTTCCATCGACTACATCCGCAAGCGGCAGTGGGACAACGACACCGTCGCCAAGGTTCTGGCGTGGATGGATGAGAACCAGGGCACCAACGAAGATGGGGCCGAGTATTTCCTCGAGAACAACGAGGACATCTGGACGAAGTGGGTTTCGCCCGAGGTAGCGGAGAAGATCAAGGCTTCGATGTGA
- a CDS encoding ABC transporter permease, which translates to MALCTYLPDLLCKFPAIDNTTMRVARKTIDDGFRDIVRNYGDAIDVVVHPLQLFLNSSERLFIQTPWIITMLVILAIVHLAGRSFKITAGTALSLLMIGAVGLWRDAMTTLSIVAIATLIAIVIGLPLGILMGRSERLQRLINPVLDVMQTLPSFVYLIPVVVIFGIGKVPGLIAVVIYAIPPVIRLTSLGIRLVDREVLEAADAFGSSNGQKLFNVQLPLALPTIMTGINQTIMMALAMVVVASMVGVGGLGKNVLQAINNQFFTVGFLNGFALVAIAIMFDRASQAFGKRLQKYREVSHG; encoded by the coding sequence ATGGCCCTCTGCACCTACCTGCCGGACCTGCTCTGCAAGTTCCCGGCGATCGACAACACCACCATGCGCGTGGCGCGCAAGACCATCGATGACGGCTTTCGCGATATCGTGCGCAATTACGGCGATGCGATCGATGTCGTCGTGCATCCGCTGCAGCTCTTCCTCAATTCCTCGGAGCGGCTGTTCATCCAGACCCCGTGGATCATCACCATGCTGGTCATTCTCGCCATCGTGCATCTGGCCGGGCGCAGCTTCAAGATCACGGCCGGAACCGCCCTTTCCCTGCTGATGATCGGCGCCGTCGGCCTCTGGCGCGATGCCATGACGACGCTCTCCATCGTGGCCATCGCCACCCTGATCGCCATCGTCATCGGCCTGCCGCTCGGCATCCTGATGGGTCGTTCGGAACGCCTGCAACGTCTCATCAATCCCGTGCTCGACGTGATGCAGACCCTGCCCAGCTTCGTTTATCTCATCCCCGTGGTGGTGATTTTCGGCATCGGCAAGGTTCCGGGCCTGATCGCAGTGGTGATCTATGCCATTCCGCCGGTCATCCGCCTCACCAGCCTCGGCATCCGCCTCGTTGATCGCGAAGTGCTTGAGGCGGCAGACGCCTTCGGCTCCTCCAACGGTCAGAAGCTGTTCAACGTACAGCTGCCGCTGGCACTGCCGACCATCATGACCGGCATCAACCAGACCATCATGATGGCGCTCGCCATGGTCGTCGTCGCCTCCATGGTCGGCGTCGGCGGTCTCGGCAAGAATGTGCTGCAGGCCATCAACAACCAGTTCTTCACGGTGGGCTTCCTGAACGGTTTCGCTCTGGTCGCCATCGCCATCATGTTCGACCGGGCGAGCCAGGCTTTCGGCAAGCGCCTGCAGAAATACCGCGAGGTCTCCCATGGCTAA
- a CDS encoding quaternary amine ABC transporter ATP-binding protein, whose product MAKSIEIRNLYKIFGKHPEKYLEAVRKGMDKVELNDRHNHVLGLNNINITMPGGKITVVMGLSGSGKSTLIRHINRLIDPTAGEVLYDGEDICGMSASALRQFRRHKTAMVFQKFGLLPHRTVLENSVYGLDIQGVPRSKSEEKGRYWLERVGLAGYEDYYPNQLSGGMQQRVGLARALANDADILLMDEAYSALDPLIRVDMQTMLLDLQQELKKTVVFITHDLDEALRLGDHIAILKDGEVVQQGDGQSIILSPADGYVTDFVRDVNRGRVLQANTVMEPLESKPEGMPVPETATLETIARDLSEANETQAHVVDEDGKPVGSIGLDTLVAAMVTPAPQEVEVKAEAAEEPEKLQETVVPMEKETA is encoded by the coding sequence ATGGCTAAAAGCATCGAAATCAGGAATCTTTACAAGATCTTCGGCAAGCATCCCGAGAAATATCTCGAAGCGGTGCGTAAAGGCATGGACAAGGTGGAGCTGAACGACAGGCACAATCACGTGCTTGGCCTCAACAACATCAACATCACCATGCCGGGCGGCAAGATCACCGTCGTCATGGGGCTGTCAGGCTCCGGCAAATCGACGCTGATCCGCCACATCAACCGGCTGATCGACCCGACAGCCGGCGAGGTTCTCTATGACGGCGAGGACATTTGCGGCATGAGTGCTTCGGCGCTCAGGCAATTCCGCCGCCACAAGACGGCTATGGTGTTCCAGAAATTCGGCCTTCTGCCACATCGCACCGTGCTCGAAAACAGCGTCTACGGCCTCGATATCCAGGGCGTGCCGCGCAGCAAGAGCGAGGAAAAAGGCCGCTACTGGCTGGAGCGTGTCGGCCTTGCCGGTTACGAGGACTATTATCCGAACCAGCTTTCCGGCGGCATGCAGCAGCGTGTGGGCCTTGCGCGGGCGCTGGCCAATGACGCCGATATTCTGCTGATGGACGAGGCCTATTCGGCTCTCGACCCGCTGATCCGCGTGGATATGCAGACGATGCTGCTCGATCTGCAACAGGAGTTGAAGAAGACCGTCGTGTTCATCACCCATGATCTGGATGAGGCCCTCAGGCTCGGCGACCACATTGCCATCCTGAAAGACGGCGAAGTGGTGCAGCAGGGCGACGGCCAGAGCATCATCCTTTCACCGGCCGATGGTTACGTCACCGACTTCGTGCGCGACGTCAATCGCGGCCGCGTGCTGCAGGCAAACACGGTCATGGAGCCGCTGGAGAGCAAGCCAGAGGGCATGCCGGTTCCCGAGACCGCGACGCTCGAAACCATCGCCCGCGATCTCTCTGAAGCCAACGAGACGCAGGCTCATGTGGTGGACGAGGACGGCAAACCGGTCGGCAGCATCGGGCTCGACACGCTGGTGGCTGCGATGGTGACGCCGGCGCCGCAGGAGGTGGAGGTGAAGGCGGAAGCGGCGGAGGAACCGGAGAAGCTCCAGGAAACGGTTGTGCCGATGGAGAAGGAAACGGCATAA